The genome window AATCCATCTTTTGCTGATGAGATGGTACATCTTAAATTTATTTACTTCCAAAAGGTATTTGTCTTTGTAGAAAGTAGGACATAAAATGAAACATCATTGTGTTTTGTTGTACATTCTGTCATAGTTTCTACGTACCGATTGATCCATCTTTCTTTCTATCAATAATCaatatgagattttaagctgagtTTGATGCAGATTCTATCATGAAATCCATGTGTCTGAAACAGCAGAGACAGCATTATTATGCATTCCAGATACATCGAGTATGTTGTCGATACAGTAATACCAAAGAGTCTTCTTTAAGAACGGACCTAATTAGATACACGTCGATGCAATTCTGAGGAGGGTAGAGCTCAGCCGTGTACTCCAATCCATCGATCCTATCCGTCAGTTGATCCGGATAAGTCCATCTCGGCGCTTTGTGGCCCGTCGGATCCTTGGGTTCTCTCCCGTGGAGCCTCGCGAGTTCTGTTGTGGATGCGGCGGCATATCGGCCGATCGCGTAAACCCCGGAAGCTGAACCCTAACTCTAACCGCCCGCGACTCCAAGCCGCTAGCGAGCGCCTCCACCGCGCCTCCCTCCAGGAGCTCGACGTACTCCTTCCGCCTCCGCTTCCACCACGGCCACATCGCCCGCGGTTCCTCCGCTTTCGACGGTGCGCCTCCCCCTCCCCACTCTCGTGCTAACGCTCTACTTCTTTCTCCTCTCCTCCTTCTCCTGCTATCGCTCTCCTTCTTTCTCCCCTCCACCTCTGCCGTCGCCCCAGCCCGAGTCTTACCGATCTCGCGTCCCTACCAACGGCCTCCCCATGCCCCGACATCCCTcatctccctctttcttctcgtCCTCCGTCGCCCCCCGTTGAGCCTTCCCGACAGCTCCCACCTACTCCTcatccttatcctcatcatcatcctCCTTCTCCCCGATAGCTCCCATCCCAAGTCCCAGTCGTCAGCCCCCTCTCCTTGCTTCTTTCCCAGGCAACCCCTTGCTGCTTCCCTGCTTCTCCCCCTCCTTTTCTGTTTCATTATCTTTTTAATTGTTAATAATAGTTAGTTTTTGTTAGTATAGCCTATGAATTGTTTGAAGGATTGAAACTGTCATTGCTGGTGCTTTAAATGAATCTAATTTGATGATTTAGTAGTGATATTTGAAATATGATGTATTGTCTTATTTTTATTTAAGCGATTATATTTttctataattttaatattagcgAGCACCTCATCTCGGTCGCCCGAGCATCTAACGCCTCGGCATTTTGGCACTGACGGCTTTCAGTGCTTATCACCTTTGACTACACTGCAAGCTAGAACTATGCTCATGCATTCATTACATTTTGCTCTGCTGGTATCATTTGCATGTTTTCTAATGGTTATCATGTTTGTTGCTTATcagctatttttttattttcttggttCTTTTCATATGATTTTGACTGAGGCCATCTATGTTCCTTGTCAATTAtgtatccattttcaaatttgtaTAGGCATGCATTCGAGTGGAGGCACATGAGACTCCTTCTGTTTCTGTATTTGCATATTATTTTTGCTTATGTTTAGTATTTCTCGACGTTCCATTGTCTTTTATGTTGGTTGAAGgataaagaacaagaaaaacaaacaaaatgCCTCTGGGATTGATAGTGGGGTTGGCGAGGGCAATGCGGAGGAAGCGAACTTCATCATTGAGTATATTATCTTCAAAAAGAGGGCCCCGGGACTACTACAAGGGAAAAAATTGCAAGCCCACTGGTTTCCACACTCGTAAAGGTTATGATCATCACACTCGATTTTGTTTACTGTGTTCCGCAGTCTTTCATAATTTCAGTTTTGTTTACTTACTTCTTTTAAGGGGTGTTGAAATCTCATGGCTAGGCATTCACTAGAATATTTCTTAGTTCTTATTCCTTTAATGTGGTTGATATGATTCATGAATCAATTGAGTTTAGTTGGTCTAGTGTGATGATCGAGTGAAAGGATCATACTGGTCTCTTTTTTTTTCGCCTTTTGGCATATGCTGTCATAGTTTTCGTAATGCTATGCAAGATGTGTGTCCAAGAATTTCATAATGCAGTCCTGTTTTAGACTTATACTAATTTCCACCTCCTTGCATAATCTGCATTCTTTAGGGGTTCAAAGAAAATGGAACATATAGATGAATACTATACTATAGTTAGTAGTATAATATCTTACTTGGTTAAGCAACTCAAAGCAAGTTCTAATCTTGAGTTAAATTTGATGGGAATGCTATCTGTTATTGAGGTCAATGTATCATTTTGTAACAGGTGGGTATGTAGTGATGGATGAGAAGTTGCCACTCTATGTTGTCCCAGATTTAACCGACTTTAAGGTAATTTAAATGTTAATAGCATCATATCTTGAATAAATTGCTATTTTTTCGTATGCTTGTACTCTGATATGAACTTTATAGATTTCTTATTGGAAATAACTCTAGGAATGTTAAACCAAGTAATTTTTATTCTCTATACTAATTATTCGTGGAGAAACCATCACTGGAGTTTTATTAACTCAGTTGCTATTTGCTATGTGACAGTGGATTCTTGTGGTGATGCTATTTCTTTCTATCTATTTTCTTAACtctagtaaaaaataataataataataatactcgcACCGTGTGAACCAGCACTATTATGGCCAAAATTCCTGCCACATGATTTATCATCTGTTTCACTTATTGCAtataatacaaattcttgctgtgTTCTGAGAACTCAAAAGTTCAGCTGAATCATTTGTCTACTCTTAGAGACACTGAATCATGGTATTTACATATTTCTGCAGCTCAAGCCATATGTATCACAGTGCCCCAGGGATGCAGCTGCCACCTCGACCACCGCCGAGTCTGCCGACAAGGCCAAGTAAATGCAGCACGAGTTTGTACAACTTGTGTTATTGCTCATCTGTTGCATGCAAGAATTTTTCAGTGACCCTTAGTCATTCTTGTTTACATTGGATGCATATATCCCTTGGATTGCCAAAAAAAAATGCACCTTAACCTTTGGGTATCtccataaaaattaataaatgggCATAGTAGACTCGTCATGTTGTGATGTGATGAATGTTTTCTATGTTAGAGTTATCTGCATGTACAAATCTGTCACATTGATTTAGCCCCATGGATTGTGTACTACGGTTGTGTgtcgcatcatcatcatcatcatcatcatcatcatcatcatcatgttccTTCTTCGCGGTCTAATCGGCGTAAGTAGTCTCAGTTGAACTCATACGGAACTCGAGACCTTGGAAGCTAAGAACCGCAACTAAGGTATATATCTACACGCTTATAAAACCATtggctaattaaaaaaaaaaattcataaaaataatttaatactaATATAGAAATAATGACACGACATGATACGTCAATCCTACATGATCCATATTTTATCATTATGTAATTAATCACATATGGAAAAACGAGTTGAACACTTCCAATAATTGACACATTCtacgaaaataataataattaataaatgttaattattattattattattatcaccaAGATGTTAAAATTAAggataaatattatttgtttcaaaagaaaaaggaacccTTTTTCCTCGTCAACTTTGTTCGATCTCAAGGTATGATCGAACCGTCCTCCACGAAACGAACGGTCGAAGCAAGTCGATGACGGTA of Musa acuminata AAA Group cultivar baxijiao chromosome BXJ2-3, Cavendish_Baxijiao_AAA, whole genome shotgun sequence contains these proteins:
- the LOC135606733 gene encoding uncharacterized protein LOC135606733; the protein is MPLGLIVGLARAMRRKRTSSLSILSSKRGPRDYYKGKNCKPTGFHTRKGGYVVMDEKLPLYVVPDLTDFKLKPYVSQCPRDAAATSTTAESADKAK